The genomic interval GTTTGCCTTTGCCATACCATGTCCTCTATGGGTCTGAGATTTAACTTAATGTGTGTCAGTAAGTGTACACATGTCCATGTGTCTTGTTTATTTAACAGCTTTGTAGTTCTTTTATCTGTATGGGATATTGTGTAAACCCTTTGAACATGCCTTTTCTCGTATAAGGACACAGTAACTTCAAAGCATCCTCGCTATGTTCCTCAGAGGCTGGAATGTGATTATTATGTGACCACAGAAAGCTGCTAAAAAAGGTTTTTCCCCAAACAACCCCACAAATTCCTCCATCTCTTCAGAAACTTTTGGAACAAAAGTTCACCTATTTTACTTTTCAGTTACAACAAACTTTCTCTGTATTCTTGGTCTAGATATATTGTAACCAATCTGTTTGCAAGTGTGTATGATATATTTGTCTGTCTTATAAGaatgtgtgttttctgtggTTGCAAGCTTTTGGGTTTCTGTTCTTCTAACTGCTTGAATATGTCCGAGGTTTCTCTGCTATGTAGACAACTGcagatgtgtgtgtatgtgtgtgcgtgtggttGGCATGGTCTTTTCTCTCTCATCTCCATCTGGTCTACATTAGGAATGGGAGTATAAAACTATTGCACTAAGAGAGGGAGCTCCACAGAGCCAACGGTCTCTTAACACACTAACACGCTCTTGCAGCTATGGCCACAATGGTGTGGGTCTGTCTGCTTTGTCTTCAGGGTTGTCTGCTTACACATGCTCTGGACTGTATGGGCAGAAGTGTGGATTGCGCCAGCACACAGGTTACAGAAGTCAAGGTAAGGTTTGGTTTGAGATCTTGCATGGCTGGAGAATGCAAAACGCTCCATTTGGGATGTAAAAGCATTGTAAGTGCTTTTCATCATAGTTTgcttaaagtgtttttttcacCTGAGCTACAACTGCTTAGCGGTACTTGTACAGTTGGGTTTACTTGTGTAATCACACAATTATAACACATTATTTACATAGTAACAGCACATTAATTACACATTCCATCAAAATACAACTGTGTTAAGTTAATTTCAGGCAAATCACTGAACTCACTATAAGAAACAAGTTTGTGGTCTAAACTGGACTACAGTAAAAGCCTTGGAATGCTTAACCACAAGTTTCCATTCCAGCTTGGTTTTGCGTCACAATGGCAAAGCAAGAGAATAGGGCAATTATACTGGCCATGAGGCATTATGAGTATTTTTAGATATTAAAGGAGGCAGTAAAGACACTGACCAGATGTGTTTGAAGGGTCAGAACCACAGAGACAGATGTCATTTCACTCTTTGCTACTGTGGAGTCTGAAGAGCTGTGACTCAATAGTCTTTCATCCCAAAATACCCTGAAAATAAGAAACGTCTCCAACTTTCCATGGCATTTCAACGTGCCAGAGTGCTACTTGACTTTCCACTTACTAAGTTTTCCATTTCCTCTGTCTCATGTCCAAAGTTAACATACAGACATGAATTCACACCTGTACGTgaactacaaacacacacatactctctAAGATTGCATTTCTGCTTCAATTTGGTAGGTTCAGATACATTTTCATAGTTTAACAGTACTTGGAAAAcaatcatttctttttcttggCTTTCTGAAACAGTAATTTCTAGTGAACTATGTGCTGATCTCTGCTAGATGTGGCTGGTTAATAATGAAAGAAACAAACGCTGTGCTTCTTTAATGTATAAAcgaattataatttaaatgaatgcaGTACATTTTAAGATACTGAGGCAGAAAGGGAGGAATGAAATGGAGGAAAAAGTAGAAGTGCTGGGAAAGTTTATTAATCTTATTTCTTTTAGTAACTTTAAATATACTAATTTTGAAATTGAgaacaaataaatcatttaataaaactaaatagtGGCTTGGTCGTGAAGACAAagcatatacagtataatgGTATAAGTGCACTGAGAAGCAATATGTTATATAGCGGGCAACTATCAGAGCTTTGATCAATATTTATTTGGTAATATACAGACTccaagaaaagaaagaaaaattaaatggACCAACTGTCTGGCTCAAACGGTCACTATTGTGGATTGTTTTCTAAACAAACAATCTCCAAAGACTGCCATCTTTACAAAACCAACTGTGGAGGCCAGATAAACAATAGCTTGGATCAATAAGTTGCtgttaaaataattcatatcCCAATAATAATCCTCTTTCATGTCCTTTCATAGGTTGAAGAAGATCCCTTCTCTTCTCTGGTGAGTCTGTGgcatttttagtttaaatgtttggggtcagtaaaatttttaatgtttttgaaaagtctcttatgttcaccaaggctacatttatttgattaaaaacacaataaaaattgtaatattgtgaaaacttattacaattaaaaaaaactttaaaaaatgcgtactattttaatatattttaaaatgtaatgtattcctgtgatggcaaagctttcaacagtcattactccagtctttagtgtcacttgatccttcagaaatcattgtaatatgctgatttggtgctccagaaacatattattattatcaatgttaaaaacatttgtgctccttaatatttttatgaaaactgtgataaatttgtatttatggtttgtttaatgaatagaaatagaaagaacataattttctgaaataataaacatttataatgtgacaATTTCTTTGATCATTAAGGCAAATTTGCCAAAATCTATTCTCTGTTCTCAGGTGAGGATGCGAAGACAAGCTCAACTCACTCAACGGCCTGGATCTTACTCAGTCAAAGGATCTCCTAACACACTCATCCAGGTGAGAAACTCATTCATGTAACAGAAGAGAAACACATTTTGTACACTGGGCAGAAAACAAGAGAGAGAATAAAAGTTCATGTTCTTTCTGTTCTGTGCTTTAGACCGACAGGTCGAGGCGACATTTGAATGCCAGTAAGAAGAAGCCCCACAGGTCTCGTATCGGCTCTTACTCACTTCTTTCCCACAACCACGCAACTAACCCACTACAGGTGCATATCCATGACAGCcacaataacattttaaatcacaaaagaTCAAAGTGATTATATAGCCAAATTAGACTAAAAAGACCAATAATATGCAGTTTATCAAAATGGTACAATGGTATTATCATCTACTACCATTGTATCTTGGTACTGTACAGATGTTAAATATGTGGCCACTTCAAAAggctgaaaaaataataaactctGTGGATCTCTGCGACAGGTAGTAAGTGTTCATAGACACTTCGAGGATGTGTCCCATCCAAAAGGGGCTGCATTAAAGGTGAGTTCTCtcaaatatacacacatttctGACAATTTAGTGTCAAGGGGTCTAAGTACAGCTCCATCTCTATTTTAGTCTGTGAAGAAGAGATCCAGAAGAAGCGCACCCAAGAGAAAGAAGAATGTGAGGAATAATGCATGCTCATGAGAGCTTCTTTGAAGCACCAGTCCCACACTTACTTCTGCTGGACTTCCTGTTGACTTTCTAACTCATTTAAATCTGAGAAGATGTACTTAAAGAGCATAGACTCTGTTGTGCAGATAATGTGATCACTATTACTGACAATAATTAGATGGTCCCAGAATTTAGAATTAAACACAAAAAACTACTTTAATATGAACATATATGCAGCATACTAAGCTTCAAAACCTGCATAatactcatttaaaaaaaaagtttatagtttAATTATCTTTTTCTAATATGATTCAGAACAATGCTGTACTAAGTTATATAAGTCTATATACACTGCTTTAACAGATATATCTAAAAATCTTTTGTAGATTCCTGAATAAATAACCTTTCTTCAATTTAGATGGTCTGAACTACTTTACATAAAGctgattttatttcatactttaaaggtttaaattaatatttggagaaaaaaaatattaaaataccatTTAATCGTTAAAGATTTcacaatgtttaatatttaaaaatgtctgttCACTGACCGTCTGATGGATATTGCACAAGCTGGAAAGCACTTTCTCAATCTGGCAAGctctaatctgattggttgGTTTTGCCTTCTGGGAGTCATGGTACACATCTTATTTTATTAGGTTTATAGCTTTAGATGTTGATCAAAGAATGATTTCCTACCTAAGTGGGCAATTTTTGGCCAAGTGCACTGAAAAAGTGGAGCAGGCTTCTCTGTTTAAGCGAGACCAGCCAAAAGCCAGTATACTTGCAGACTGCCAGAGCATTTTGGCAGAGAGATCGGTGATGCCCAATTAGAGAGAAAACACTCAGACTATAGCTACAGATGGCCCATTGttgtctgtgtgtgcatgtgtctaTAAGTAACCAAACTACCAGCCCACCTGTGCATAATGTCGTTCCAGTTCTGAAGGAGGGACTGAGAAAATGCACCGGCCCAATGCCTGAGTAATTCATTCTGTGACAAAGCACTAGGACAACCGACATAACACAttcataaacaaacacacacagtagcACTAGGGCTTTTATAAACACACCAGATTTCAGGACATCTAAACAAGACTGGGTGGAAGCCATGACACAAGGAGTTGAAGACATGCAATATTTCAGCACACACATTCTTCACACCTGTCTGCTTAAGTCTGTGTGTATGAAAGGAAGAGTGCAGATAGTTAACAAAAAACAGTGCTATAAACTGTGCTCTATAATGTGCTGTATTCCCATTTAGCAAACAGGGACTTTTGATtacagaattaaaaataaaagaaaaaacatattatatacattaatttataaaaaatatttgatctaCATTAAATTTGATTTGTAAGGCAGATGTTGGTGTTAAAGTACAGTCACATTTCAATTAAAGACACAACTTGAACTTCCAAACATTTTCTGTTATGTACGTACTTGTGATATCCCATAATGCATTTCTCATTCATTATAGATTAGCAGCTGGAATTCTTAGAGTATGATTGATTGGTTATTTCTGTTTGAGTAGGTCACTTGGAATCTAATAGCTGTTTTTCTAAGATAGCCTTTAGACATTTTCAGGACATAATCGAGAAGTTTATACATTATGTATGGTTGATTTAAGGTGAATCAGAGTTTAGCTTGGGCTCTTCTCCGTTGGTCTCTGAGCTCCAGGAGAGCAATGGAGGACAAATGAACCTCATCAGGTCCGTCAGCTATGCGCAAAGTCCGTGCATAAGCATACCTATATGAACATATAACCacataaaaatgcttttaatatGACAGCACATCACTGAAAACCTCTAGTAATTCTCAAACAGCTATTAAATATCAAATAGCTGTAACAAGGTTGAtggtataaaatataaatgatgtaaaataaaatgtaaaaatatagatggtataaaataataattaataataatataatttatctatttatgacttatcaataaataatgataCTACTAACACTAgtactattattttattaacaattattaacatcaataataatacatgcattttattattattattaacatcaataaataatatgtaacGAATGGATGTGATCAAAATGCTTTAGGCATCATAAAATCTTTCCTTTTCTCCCCCCTTTTGTTCAAACTAAGTCATCGGCCCTAAAGAGTCGCAAAACCAGTTCTCTTCAAAGGCCATTATCACCTCGCCTCCCATGAACGACCTTAGCAGAGTCAGTGTCTGGAGCTCTCTGCAAACTTCAAAGACAGAAGGTGATTCCCTCTCCGCATCACCCATCAACAGACAGTGCCAGCCATTTGGCCAGACACTAGAGACAAACTTTCAATACACATCAGAAAAAGGACATTGACTCCATTTTTACCCACAGTCAAACTGTcccaactgtatatatatattttttcctgtgTTTCATGTATGTCCCTATGTTATATTAGCCTAATTATGATTCTTTAGTTATGCTAGGGTAACTTCAAATGCTGATATCCAGGTGTATGTATCACTGCTTTAATGCCTTCAAATCCACATCTTTCGTGGTATCAAAAGAATCCTCTCTTCATTTCATAATTAATGGTGTGTAGTATGCTATGATAAAATGCATCATAATATTTTTACCATACTTTgtgaaaaactgcaaaaattctCCAGACCaacataaacatgcaaataGGGTGACGAGATAGAACAAAGACTTTCTCCTGGTCATCTTTGATTTGTCACCTCAACGAAATGGGTGTGAAGTGATAGGGCCTTTAAGAGTCCTCAAATCAGGTACATCTTTACTCAATCTCTTTTGAGACACCACGTTTCTTGTCTCCTTCCGGCAACTTTATCTTCAAGTTAACTTCGCTGGATTCAGCGTGGATCACCCAGAAGAACCCAAACGAATACTTCAGCGCACTCCTGACAAAATAATCAAGAATCTCCATAATCTACCGCATCTGGACTTATTCAGCAACCGAATTCAATGCTGTTTGCAGCCTTTAGACGCATTTCTAAGTTATTGTGCCGCTTTTAAGGTGACCCTGATTCTTTGATGTTTCTCATAGGTTGTGGTTAACTGATTGTAATCTTGcctttctcctctctctctctttctttacttCCCTTTACTTTCTTTATTCTGGATATAATCTTTGCTTAGTTTAGTTGTGTGTTTAGCCtaacatattttcatatattaaaccattaccaataataataataataataataatgataacactttacaataaggttcattagttgtTAATATAagttaactatattaattaacatcaactaacaatgaaaaatacttctaaagcatttattaatcttagctgatgttgtatctgttaatattatttaatggacctgaactaacatgaattaaaaatgaacagttgtatttttattaactaacattaacttaTGGAACCGTATTGAAAAgtgttacaataataataataataataataataataataataatgtaatgtgaaaaagtaattaaatgtgaaaaaacacTGCAAGTCTTCACTTTGtaattaaccctctggggtctgaggattattggggccctggagaagttttgacatgccctgacatttgtgcttttttcagttgttcataaacatagtaatggaaaaagtgtcattacactgtattcagcacgaacttggctaccataatatgtgagcaacatgtatgtacatgtttgtatttttgaaggaatagcgtttatgcgtggttattgaaaaaacaaaaaacttaagtcactgaaataatgccacaaaactaatattatatatgtgttcacaagacttctgggtattggaggttgtagactagaatttttgcttcaaaatgatataaaaatgatcctgcctactcgttcatataaaacaatatattgatttaaattttgtaagacactttttgtcaagaaacacagtatgcgtggaggcgtgaatcttcatgaataatgctgtgattcacacctgagaagacaaagacccgcataatgagccctttcagtcaggtaggctgtgtgaaaaaaccctctgataacaggatcatatcagctgtattaacataaataaaatgtccactcttgacaaaaaaaacatgatttttgtgatctcacgcatgcacgtattattgcacatgtgaagaaaattttgtataggcctattatagtttaaattacagtaccagtcaaaagattggacgcattactattataatgtttttaaaagaagtctcaagtctctaaccaaataatggttttctgttttaatatactttaaaatataatgtatttctgtgatgcaaagcacctgaacattcatgttacctctatggcattccatataggctattatatttgttatattatatagcctaaatgttaatgtgcagttgactaactatacatcattaaaaagatctaagactcaagcttcatattttgacctctgttttactcttatagtGACCGTAATTTGTTAATAGCCTATGCGTCAGGAGTTATGGTTATGAAAAACGGAGTCATTacctttgacaaaacatccatcagggcttttagcttaaaagcatgcacatttggagaaatattgatggattctcatatgtttttgtcaattttctatacgaaggagtaatatttattcaatatttattgtcatcactatgagcgctggatactgtgttttcaattcatacttgcagccggagggcgctctgtgcacatttagtccacaaatgactCGTTAGAAGAACAGGaataccatgtgacattccaggaactaacagaggcttccagagatcgctaaccatggctataacatgcagataaaaacttttgaagataataaacacacgattgcgacgatgtatacatgtattgcctcagaatttgcgtctgaatagcgctcgctccgtgggcgtggccgcattgcggataatgagctgactcacagacgtctgacatgtctctattttcattcagattacataaacagagaatgtttgttttcgatttgacttacacgatttaaaacctgacatttcaacatttctttagacataagtcttaTTTTtctgtgattagtattcactaagttacagttcattttctgagaactatcagattggacttcgttcagagggaggcGAAAGATCACGCATcttgttagttttctttattttgcaaagagcacaacattttgtttttactctgagtgtacacaaataaaagaagatatttcacagattaaaatggtgtataactcttaattgtatgtgcaaaattgacggagtattttgagtctctttcatactgataagaaaaaaagcaaggtggtattGCCGGCACGACCAGCCGATCTCTGAGTGTTAAATACTGAtaaatccttattaaagctacaaaagttattcagtcaagagcattgaatgattttctctttttcttttgttctttgaataacattaatgacacagacagcagtaGGTATattaggatgctgtcactttaagacctgacgcacatgACGCAGATCTGACAcacaaaaatgggcattttgacaaaattcattattcattatctcaaaaaaaaaaaaaaaaaaaaaaaatcctcaatttAAAGCTGCAACACTGTCTGAGAAGCGGCTTCTGTTGCaagcattttgaaaaatattaattacagatgttaaagggaatcagcgtgtcgaatccgcagttcggagcgccaaagtcacgtgatttcagtagtttgacacgcgatccgaatcatgattcgacacgctgattcataacgctccgaatcttcctgaagcactgttttgaaatcagccatcactaaataagtcgttttttttttttttttttttggcgcaccaaaaatattctcgtcgctttataatattaatattgaaccactgtactcacatgaactgatttaaatatgtttttagtacctttatggatgttgaaagaggaaatgtcattgctccctatgtaggcctcacggagccatcggatttaaacaaaaatatcttaatttgtgttccaaagatcaacaaaggtcttatgggtgtaaaacggcacgagggtgagtaattaatgacagaatttttatttttgggtgaactaaccctttaacactaaATAACATCTCTATATATTCCAAAACCTTGATTATAGATATCATGGTACTCTATGATTCATATATTCATACCTAAATGGCACTGAATATATACACCATGGTATTTTCTTCAAGATAAAAGCCATGTCTTTCAATAGTACTTTACTGAAATACAGTGATACTTGTCACTGTTAGGAACTAGGTTTAAAAACTCATTAACctcacctacaaaatttcagaAAATACTATATGATGTACACATGTTTTCAGGAAACaataatttactcacatttCCGCAAGTGGGAAGTCATCAGACACTCCTGCACCTCCATAAACCTGAATGGCACAGTCCACCACCTTACTCGCCATCCTGCCTGCTGCCACCTTTATCATAGCAATCTAAtgaggaaaaataaatataccgACAAGGTCAAGAACTTAAACGTGGGTGG from Ctenopharyngodon idella isolate HZGC_01 chromosome 23, HZGC01, whole genome shotgun sequence carries:
- the si:dkey-12l12.1 gene encoding uncharacterized protein si:dkey-12l12.1, with amino-acid sequence MATMVWVCLLCLQGCLLTHALDCMGRSVDCASTQVTEVKVEEDPFSSLVRMRRQAQLTQRPGSYSVKGSPNTLIQTDRSRRHLNASKKKPHRSRIGSYSLLSHNHATNPLQVVSVHRHFEDVSHPKGAALKSVKKRSRRSAPKRKKNVRNNACS